The Marivivens sp. LCG002 genome contains a region encoding:
- a CDS encoding cytochrome c-type biogenesis protein: protein MKRFLILLAFLATPLYAVQPDEILSDPALEARAREISQGLRCPVCQNENIDDSNAPISRELRILLRERLVEGDTDQEVVDFIVARYGEYVLLEPVKSGANLILWWAAPLMLVLAGGIGFVTVRNRATAKPEDDLSEDEQKRLREILDA, encoded by the coding sequence ATGAAGCGTTTTCTGATCCTTCTCGCCTTTCTCGCAACACCGCTCTACGCGGTGCAGCCCGACGAAATCCTCTCTGACCCCGCGCTCGAAGCGCGGGCGCGCGAGATTTCCCAAGGCCTGCGCTGCCCTGTGTGCCAGAACGAAAACATCGACGATTCCAACGCGCCGATTTCGCGCGAATTGCGCATCCTGCTTCGTGAGCGTCTTGTCGAAGGCGATACCGATCAGGAAGTAGTCGATTTCATCGTCGCGCGGTATGGCGAATACGTCCTGCTCGAACCTGTGAAATCGGGCGCAAATCTCATCTTGTGGTGGGCCGCACCCCTGATGCTGGTGCTGGCAGGCGGGATCGGTTTTGTCACCGTGCGCAATCGCGCCACCGCCAAGCCCGAGGATGATTTGAGCGAAGACGAGCAAAAAAGACTTCGGGAAATTCTCGACGCTTGA